In Silene latifolia isolate original U9 population chromosome X, ASM4854445v1, whole genome shotgun sequence, the following proteins share a genomic window:
- the LOC141620455 gene encoding uncharacterized protein LOC141620455 produces the protein MSVLAKQFGVCRKTITDIWNTSKKQHTTGQAINVKSKLKGRSMVTRHKFDNDKLESIDLSKRTTQQQLSEGLGVSQSTVCRWVTADLIDSHTNAVKLGLTKNNKLARLMYCLSHLQYDKITKRFVFKDQNNVIHMDEKWFFITKPTQRFYVGKKEKRPHRTVQSKRFISKVMFMCAVARPKYGPNKKVISDGKMGIWPLVMEVPAKRKSKNRCVGTIETKCIDSITKAVTKDILINKVLPSIKANWPSNYSKHILIQQDNTRPHITNMDADFRRAATEDGWKIELTHQPPNSPDLNACMLDIMKRKGCNDYPVPHMHKSKLAAAGLLPEYLNADIELVKECVRYVQNVGDASSISELVEALSTMDNNSEVTEQGSCSNNPTAHSETVGNITATGVVTTDPTELQEDLFY, from the exons ATGTCAGTTTTGGCTAAACAATTTGGGGTATGTAGGAAGACCATAACCGACATTTGGAATACATCAAAGAAGCAACACACAACAGGGCAAGCTATTAATGTGAAGAGCAAACTGAAAGGAAGATCAATGGTAACGAGACATAAGTTTGACAATGATAAACTAGAGAGTATTGACTTGAGTAAGaggacaacacaacaacaacttTCTGAAGGTTTGGGTGTAAGTCAATCAACTGTTTGTAGATGGGTGACAGCAGATCTCATAGACTCACATACTAATGCAGTCAAGCTAGGTTTGACAAAAAACAATAAACTTGCTAGATTAATGTATTGTCTTTCACATTTACAATATGATAAAATCACCAAACGCTTTGTTTTCAAAGATCAGAATAATGTCATTCATATGGATGAAAAATGGTTTTTTATTACCAAACCTACTCAAAGATTTTATGtagggaaaaaagaaaaaagaccaCATAGAACTGTCCAATCAAAAAGATTCATTAGCAAAGTTATGTTCATGTGTGCTGTTGCAAGACCCAAATATGGTCCCAACAAAAAAGTAATTTCTGATGGAAAGATGGGTATATGGCCACTTGTGATGGAGGTGCCAGccaaaagaaaatcaaaaaatagaTGTGTGGGAACTATAGAAACAAAGTGCATAGACTCAATCACAAAGGCAGTTACAAAAGATATATTAATCAACAAAGTGTTGCCATCAATAAAAGCAAATTGGCCATCAAATTACAGCAAACACATTCTGATACAACAAGATAATACTAGACCCCATATAACCAATATGGATGCAGATTTCAGAAGGGCTGCAACAGAAGATGGGTGGAAGATTGAATTAACTCATCAACCACCAAATTCACCAGATTTAAAT GCATGTATGTTAGACATAATGAAACGTAAAGGTTGTAATGATTATCCTGTGCCTCATATGCACAAGTCAAAACTAGCAGCAGCTGGTTTACTACCTGAGTATCTAAATGCTGACATAGAACTGGTGAAGGAGTGTGTAAGATATGTCCAAAATGTTGGTGATGCAAGTTCTATAAGTGAATTAGTAGAGGCACTTAGTACTATGGATAACAATTCAGAAGTAACAGAGCAAGGTAGTTGCAGTAATAACCCAACAGCTCACAGTGAAACTGTTGGTAACATTACTGCAACTGGTGTTGTTACAACTGATCCCACAGAATTGCAGGAAGATCTTTTTTATTGA